The Lujinxingia sediminis genome contains a region encoding:
- the argC gene encoding N-acetyl-gamma-glutamyl-phosphate reductase, whose product MHKKRVGLIGARGHTGAQLIPMLARHTGVELASVSSRELAGEAVSDHIPDAPAGLRFEALAPEDVAALDLDAVVLALPNGVASRFVEAIDSAGTQPIMIDLSADRRFDADWIYGLPERNRDAITTARRIANPGCYATGMQLALLPFVDRLASAPSVFGVSGYSGAGTTPSPKNDPEVLRDNILPYALTGHIHEREVSHQLAHPVVFMPHVAPFFRGITLTIACELTRPLSPAEAFDLARSHYENEALITVSEEIPLVRDAALTHRVNIGGFATTSEGRLTLVATLDNLLKGAATQAMQNLNLAMGFSELEGVLQ is encoded by the coding sequence ATGCACAAAAAACGCGTCGGACTGATCGGCGCCCGTGGTCACACCGGCGCGCAACTCATCCCCATGCTCGCTCGCCATACCGGCGTGGAGCTCGCCAGCGTCAGCTCCCGGGAGCTCGCCGGCGAAGCGGTCAGCGACCACATCCCCGACGCCCCTGCGGGACTTCGTTTTGAGGCGCTTGCCCCGGAAGACGTCGCCGCCCTGGACCTCGACGCCGTCGTCCTCGCGCTCCCCAACGGCGTGGCATCGCGTTTTGTCGAGGCCATCGACAGCGCCGGCACCCAACCGATCATGATCGACCTGAGCGCCGACCGACGCTTCGACGCCGACTGGATCTACGGTCTCCCCGAGCGCAACCGCGATGCCATCACCACCGCACGGCGCATTGCCAACCCCGGCTGCTACGCCACCGGCATGCAGCTTGCGCTTCTGCCTTTCGTCGATCGTCTGGCCAGCGCGCCGAGCGTCTTCGGCGTCTCCGGCTACAGCGGCGCCGGCACCACACCTTCGCCCAAGAACGACCCGGAGGTGCTGCGAGATAACATCCTTCCTTACGCCCTCACCGGTCATATTCACGAGCGCGAAGTCAGCCATCAGCTTGCGCACCCGGTCGTCTTCATGCCTCACGTGGCCCCCTTCTTTCGGGGGATCACCCTGACGATCGCCTGTGAACTCACGCGCCCCCTCAGCCCCGCAGAGGCCTTTGACCTGGCGCGCTCACACTATGAGAACGAAGCTCTCATCACGGTCAGCGAAGAGATCCCGCTGGTGCGCGACGCTGCCTTGACCCACCGCGTGAACATCGGCGGGTTCGCCACCACTTCCGAGGGGCGCCTGACCCTGGTTGCCACGCTCGACAACCTGCTCAAAGGCGCCGCCACCCAGGCGATGCAAAACCTCAACCTCGCCATGGGCTTTTCCGAGCTTGAAGGAGTCCTCCAATGA
- the argH gene encoding argininosuccinate lyase: MTTPLWDKGQADIDRELMAFTAGEDVILDRQLFRYDIQASTAHVRGLGRIAILTTEEVDALTGALQDLDLKFEAGDFLLDDRFEDGHSAIEFYLTENLGELGKKVHTGRSRNDQVLVAQRLFLRTALGRIAEHSLAIAGVCLERADQARHTPMPGYTHLQRAVPSSVGMWFAGFAEAFIDNAELARATAHWLNANPLGTAAGYGVNLPLDRSRVGEELGFERMQINPIYTQNSRGKFELQALMALLQALLDLRRLAWDLSLFTTEEFAFVDLPDAYTTGSSIMPNKRNPDVVELLRAATSPAIGAVNELLSLLSLPSGYHRDLQHTKGPVLRSLTRGITALGLTAPLLQALRFDEERLKGAITGPMYATDRAVELTTTGVPFRDAYRQVGAELDQLNARTPAQSLQSRTSPGGCADLRLDVLQKRLEQLAASPA; the protein is encoded by the coding sequence ATGACGACGCCCCTCTGGGACAAAGGTCAGGCGGATATCGACCGCGAGTTGATGGCGTTCACCGCCGGCGAAGATGTCATCCTGGACCGCCAACTCTTCCGCTACGACATTCAGGCCAGCACCGCGCACGTTCGCGGTCTGGGACGCATTGCCATTCTCACCACCGAGGAAGTCGACGCCCTCACAGGCGCGCTCCAGGACCTCGACCTTAAGTTTGAGGCGGGCGATTTTCTGCTCGACGATCGCTTTGAAGATGGCCACTCCGCCATCGAGTTCTACCTCACGGAAAACCTCGGCGAACTGGGCAAAAAAGTTCATACCGGCCGCAGCCGCAACGACCAGGTGCTCGTCGCACAGCGCCTCTTTTTGCGCACTGCGCTGGGTCGCATCGCCGAGCACAGCCTTGCCATCGCCGGCGTATGTCTGGAGCGCGCTGACCAGGCGCGCCACACACCGATGCCCGGCTACACCCACCTTCAGCGCGCCGTGCCCTCCTCGGTGGGCATGTGGTTCGCGGGCTTCGCCGAGGCCTTCATCGACAACGCGGAGCTCGCCCGGGCCACCGCACACTGGCTCAACGCCAACCCCCTGGGCACCGCAGCTGGCTACGGCGTCAACCTTCCCCTCGATCGCAGCAGGGTCGGCGAAGAGTTGGGCTTTGAACGCATGCAGATCAACCCGATCTACACCCAGAACAGCCGCGGAAAATTTGAACTTCAGGCCTTAATGGCGCTCCTACAGGCGTTACTCGACCTGCGCCGCCTCGCCTGGGACTTAAGCCTCTTCACCACCGAGGAGTTTGCCTTCGTCGATCTTCCCGACGCCTACACCACCGGCTCCTCGATCATGCCCAACAAGCGCAACCCGGATGTGGTTGAGCTGCTTCGGGCCGCTACAAGCCCGGCGATCGGTGCGGTCAATGAACTCCTCTCGCTCCTTTCGCTTCCCAGCGGCTACCATCGCGATCTTCAGCACACCAAGGGACCGGTATTGCGATCCCTGACTCGCGGCATCACCGCCCTGGGACTGACCGCCCCGCTGCTCCAGGCGCTGCGCTTCGATGAGGAACGCCTCAAAGGCGCCATCACCGGCCCGATGTACGCCACGGACCGCGCCGTCGAGCTCACCACCACAGGCGTGCCCTTCCGCGACGCCTACCGCCAGGTAGGCGCGGAGCTCGACCAGCTCAACGCGCGCACCCCGGCCCAGAGCCTGCAGAGTCGCACGTCGCCCGGAGGCTGCGCCGATCTGCGCCTCGACGTGCTCCAGAAGCGACTTGAACAGCTCGCGGCATCACCTGCCTGA
- a CDS encoding STAS/SEC14 domain-containing protein yields the protein MFELDNPKGGNFVILRVDGRVQGEDYDRVIPRLKRYFGEHGQLNMLVVVESTEGLDASSVWEELGLTQRELASVMRFGVVGDAREDAWIGQMSAPLMHTEVRYFDVGEEESAERWVRGGRAAASPGAQV from the coding sequence ATGTTCGAGTTGGACAATCCGAAGGGTGGCAACTTTGTGATCTTACGCGTCGACGGTCGTGTTCAGGGGGAGGACTACGATCGCGTGATCCCGCGTCTGAAACGCTATTTTGGGGAGCACGGCCAGCTCAATATGCTGGTGGTCGTGGAGTCGACCGAGGGGCTCGATGCGTCGAGCGTGTGGGAGGAACTCGGACTAACTCAGCGCGAGCTGGCCTCGGTGATGCGTTTTGGCGTGGTGGGCGATGCGCGCGAAGACGCCTGGATAGGCCAGATGAGTGCGCCACTGATGCACACCGAGGTGCGTTATTTTGATGTGGGGGAGGAGGAGTCGGCCGAGCGCTGGGTTCGAGGCGGACGGGCTGCCGCGTCACCGGGGGCGCAGGTCTAA